In Corylus avellana chromosome ca2, CavTom2PMs-1.0, the following proteins share a genomic window:
- the LOC132170849 gene encoding oxygen-evolving enhancer protein 3, chloroplastic, whose product MAQAMASMAGLRGSSQAVLEGSLQLSGSTRLNGNGSGRVAMTRSGLSVRAQQVPAEPETSRRAVLGLVAAGLASGSFVQAVLADAKSIKVGPPPPPSGGLPGTLNSDEARDLDLPLKERFFIQPLTPAEAAQRAKVSAKEIVGVKQLIDKKAWPYVQNDLRLRASYLRYDLNTVISAKPSGEKKPLKDLTGKLFSVIGDLDHAAKIKSTPEAEKYYAQTVSALNDVLAKLG is encoded by the exons atgGCCCAAGCTATGGCTTCAATGGCAGGCTTACGTGGGTCCTCTCAGGCTGTGTTGGAGGGTAGCCTCCAGCTAAGTGGCTCAACCCGCTTGAACGGAAATGGGAGCGGCCGTGTTGCCATGACACGGTCGGGGCTGAGCGTTAGAGCCCAGCAGGTGCCTGCTGAGCCTGAAACTAGTCGCCGGGCTGTTCTTGGTCTTGTTGCTGCCGGTCTGGCCTCGGGGTCCTTTGTTCAAGCAGTGCTTGCTGACGCAAAGTCCATCAAGGTCGGCCCACCCCCCCCACCCTCCGGTGGATTGC CTGGAACTTTGAACTCTGATGAGGCAAGAGACCTGGACCTGCCACTGAAAGAACGCTTCTTCATTCAGCCGCTGACACCAGCTGAGGCAGCCCAGAGGGCAAAGGTGTCGGCCAAGGAAATTGTTGGCGTGAAGCAGTTGATTGATAAGAAGGCTTGGCCCTACGTGCAGAACGATCTGCGTTTGAGAGCATCGTATCTTCGTTACGATCTCAACACTGTCATCTCTGCTAAGCCCAGCGGGGAGAAGAAACCCCTCAAGGACCTCACTGGAAAGCTCTTCTCCGTCATTGGCGAT CTGGACCATGCAGCAAAAATTAAGAGCACCCCAGAAGCAGAGAAGTACTACGCCCAGACTGTTTCTGCCCTGAATGATGTTCTTGCCAAGCTTGGTTAA
- the LOC132170347 gene encoding kinesin-like protein KIN-14C has translation MASRNQNRPPRSPATKKDGVDYVPVDKRRRIGAARMVGPASTGRVRQAFSVVNNRQDVTAASDMGSAEGSDCGIVEFTKEEVDALLNEKLKGKKFDLKGKLEQMTEQIKRLKLCIKWFQQVDENHVLNKEKLQSAMESVEKKCKDNEVEMNSKMEEFNVITSDLKKTISSLEERVAKEESYKLDAIECHRNEKEARVAGEKLQASLLAELEKTRQEKSVAEQKAASFEDMYKRAQEYNVSLQHYNSKLQKDSETHSESLKRLEMEKLTIVENLSNLRCHNKALQDQLASFKASQDESIKQKESLSNELRCLRGELQQVRDDRDRQVTQVQTLTAELVKYEECTGKTCAELDNLTIKLNALEETCSSQREQICILQHQLAAANEKLKIADLSSSETIAEFEAQKKVVRELQDRLLDTEFQLSEGEKLRKKLHNTILELKGNIRVFCRVRPLLPDDGVGTEAPIISYPTTTEALGRGIDLTQSGHKYPFTFDKVFNDETSQQDVFVEISQLVQSALDGYKVCIFAYGQTGSGKTYTMMGKPETSEQKGLIPRSLEQIFQASQSLQLQGWKYKMQASMLEIYNETIRDLLSTNRSSGFDMSRTENSVPGKQYTIKHDANGNTYVSDLTIVDVCSIKEISSLLQQAAQSRSVGKTQMNEQSSRSHFVFTLRISGVNENTEQQVQGVLNLIDLAGSERLSKSMSTGDRLKETQAINKSLSSLADVIFALAKKEDHVPFRNSKLTYLLQPCLGGDSKTLMFVNISPDPSSVGESLCSLRFAARVNACEIGIPRRQTTVRPLDSRLSS, from the exons ATGGCTTCTCGTAACCAGAATCGACCTCCTCGTAGTCCCGCAACT AAAAAGGATGGTGTTGACTATGTTCCTGTAGACAAGCGGCGGAGGATTGGAGCAGCAAGAATGGTCGGACCGGCAAGCACTGGGCGTGTGCGACAGGCATTTTCCGTGGTTAACAATAGGCAGGATGTTACGGCCGCTAGTGATATGGGCAGCGCTGAGGGTTCGGATTGTGGAATTGTGGAGTTCACAAAAGAAGAGGTTGATGCGTTGTTAAATGAGAAGTTGAAGGGGAAGAAGTTTGATCTTAAG GGAAAATTGGAGCAAATGACTGAGCAAATAAAGAGGCTTAAACTTTGCATCAAATGGTTCCAACAAGTTGATGAAAACCATGTTCTTAACAAGGAAAAGCTTCAAAGTGCAATGGAGTCTGTTGAGAAAAAGTGCAAGGATAATG AGGTGGAGATGAATAGCAAGATGGAGGAGTTCAATGTGATTACTTCAGACTTGAAGAAAACTATCTCTTCTTTAGAAGAGAGAGTTGCAAAGGAAGAATCATATAAGTTG GATGCAATTGAATGCcatagaaatgaaaaagaagcaaGGGTTGCTGGTGAGAAGTTGCAAGCTTCTCTTTTGGCAGAGCTGGAAAAAACTCGGCAGGAGAAATCAGTTGCTGAACAAAAG GCAGCCTCATTTGAGGATATGTACAAGCGAGCACAAGAGTACAACGTGAGTTTACAACATTATAACAGCAAACTCCAGAAAGATAGTGAAACACATAGTGAGTCACTCAAACGACTTGAAATGGAGAAATTGACTATTGTGGAGAACCTTAGCAATTTGAGGTGTCACAATAAGGCATTGCAAGATCAGTTAGCTTCGTTCAAA GCTTCACAAGACGAGTCTATAAAGCAAAAAGAATCATTGTCAAATGAACTGAGATGCCTTCGAGGGGAACTACAGCAAGTGAGGGATGACCGTGATCGCCAAGTGACACAGGTGCAGACTTTAACTGCTGAATTAGTGAAGTATGAAGAATGCACTGGGAAGACATGTGCTGAGTTGGATAATTTGACGATAAAATTAAATGCCTTGGAG GAGACATGTTCTTCTCAAAGGGAGCAGATTTGCATACTGCAGCATCAGCTTGCTGCTGCGAATGAGAAATTGAAG ATTGCTGATTTATCGTCTTCAGAAACAATAGCAGAGTTCGAAGCACAAAAGAAAGTTGTGCGTGAACTACAAGATCGCCTTTTAGATACAGAGTTTCAACTCAGTGAAGGAGAGAAGTTAAGAAAAAAACTGCATAACACTATTTTG GAACTAAAAGGAAACATTCGTGTTTTTTGCCGAGTACGTCCTTTGTTGCCTGATGACGGTGTTGGAACAGAAGCTCCAATCATTTCTTACCCTACAACAACAGAAGCTCTTGGCCGTGGCATTGACTTGACACAAAGTG GGCATAAATATCCTTTCACATTTGACAAGGTGTTTAATGATGAGACGTCACAACAAGATGTTTTTGTAGAAATATCACAGCTGGTACAGAGTGCACTTGATGGCTATAAG GTTTGTATATTTGCTTATGGTCAAACAGGCTCAGGTAAAACTTATACCATGATGGGTAAGCCAGAAACCTCGGAGCAGAAAGGGTTGATACCACGTTCACTTGAACAGATCTTCCAGGCCAGTCAGTCCCTTCAATTGCAGGGATGGAAATACAAAATGCAG GCTTCAATGTTGGAAATATACAACGAGACAATCCGTGATTTATTATCAACAAATCGATCAAGTGGATTTGACATGTCACGGACGGAGAATAGCGTTCCAGGAAAACAATATACAATTAAACATGATGCAAATGGAAACACATATGTTTCTGACCTCACAATTGTTGATGTTTGCAGTATAAAAGAGATTTCGTCTCTTCTGCAGCAAGCTGCACAAAGCAG GTCTGTGGGAAAGACACAAATGAATGAACAATCATCAAGAAGCCATTTTGTCTTCACATTGCGCATATCTGGTGTAAATGag AACACTGAGCAACAAGTACAGGGGGTTTTAAATCTCATTGATCTTGCTGGAAGTGAGCGACTATCAAAGAGTATGTCAACTGGAGACCGGTTGAAGGAAACTCAG GCTATCAATAAAAGTTTATCTTCTTTGGCTGATGTAATATTTGCATTGGCAAAGAAGGAGGATCATGTTCCTTTTAGGAACTCAAAGCTGACATATCTTCTCCAG CCATGCCTGGGTGGGGATTCCAAGACCTTGATGTTTGTAAACATCTCTCCTGATCCTTCTTCCGTTGGTGAGTCTCTTTGCTCTCTTCGGTTTGCTGCCAGAGTCAATGCTTGTGAAATTGGAATTCCTCGACGTCAGACAACAGTGCGGCCTTTAGATTCTCGTTTGAGTAGTTGA
- the LOC132170349 gene encoding thioredoxin-like protein CXXS1 encodes MEGEGQGHVPEQQNKSRVVKVDSVESWDFYVSQATNQGCPIVVHFTAAWCMPSVAMNPFFEELASSYPDALFLTVDVDEVKEVATKLEIKAMPTFCLMKDGGPVDKLVGANPEEIRKRIDSFVHSFRVYTA; translated from the exons ATGGAAGGGGAAGGGCAAGGCCATGTTCCAGAGCAGCAGAATAAATCCAGAGTTGTGAAGGTCGACTCTGTGGAATCATGGGACTTCTATGTTTCCCAAGCCACCAATCAAGGCTGCCCT ATTGTTGTACACTTCACTGCTGCATGGTGCATGCCTTCAGTGGCTATGAACCCCTTTTTTGAGGAATTGGCTTCAAGCTACCCTGATGCTCTGTTTCTCACAGTTGATGTTGATGAGGTTAAG GAGGTAGCAACCAAGCTGGAGATAAAGGCCATGCCCACTTTTTGTCTGATGAAGGACGGTGGTCCAGTTGACAAGCTTGTTGGTGCCAATCCAGAGGAGATAAGGAAAAGGATTGATAGTTTTGTTCACTCCTTTCGTGTATATACAGCATAG
- the LOC132172748 gene encoding transcription factor ILR3-like, with protein sequence MGSQENENPSWVVFDDYGLIEDIRVPSLLNPTAFASTTWPPPHLSFSAPTSLSVENEGSFANSDSLKEIGSLKRVRSGSCSASGSKACREKMRRDRLNDRFTELSSILDPGRPPKMDKAVMLSDALRMLTQLRGEAQKLKESKENLQEKINEMKAEKNELRDEKQRLKTEKENLERQVKALTTQPGFLPHPPAIPGPLSAPGQVVGGKLVPFMGYPGVSMWQFMPPASFDTSQDHVLRPPVA encoded by the exons ATGGGTTCTCAGGAAAATGAAAATCCCAGTTGGGTGGTGTTTGACGATTACGGTCTCATAGAGGACATCCGCGTCCCCTCCCTCCTCAATCCCACCGCTTTTGCTTCTACTACTTGGCCTCCtcctcatctttctttttctgccCCGACCTCTCTTAG TGTGGAGAATGAAGGCTCATTTGCAAATTCAGATAGTCTGAAGGAAATTGGCTCTCTAAAACG GGTGCGGTCTGGATCATGCAGTGCTTCTGGTTCCAAAGCATGTAGAGAGAAAATGCGGAGGGATAGACTGAATGACAG GTTCACGGAATTGAGTTCTATCCTGGACCCTGGAAGGCCTCCCAAGATGGACAAGGCTGTTATGCTGAGTGATGCTCTGAGAATGTTGACTCAATTACGAGGTGAAGCCCAGAAGTTGAAGGAGTCAAAGGAGAATCTGCAAGAGAAGATTAATGAAATGAAG GCAGAGAAGAATGAGCTTCGTGATGAGAAGCAGAGGCTaaagacagagaaagagaaCCTTGAGCGGCAAGTAAAAGCTTTGACTACTCAACCAGGCTTTTTGCCTCATCCTCCTGCAATCCCAGGTCCATTGTCTGCCCCTGGCCAAGTTGTTGGCGGCAAGCTGGTGCCATTCATGGGGTACCCTGGGGTTTCGATGTGGCAGTTCATGCCGCCGGCTTCTTTTGATACCTCACAAGACCATGTCCTCCGTCCCCCAGTTGCATAA